The Chaetodon trifascialis isolate fChaTrf1 chromosome 11, fChaTrf1.hap1, whole genome shotgun sequence nucleotide sequence aattaaaacgTTGCAAGCTTTTCTGAGTGAAAGCGGCTGTAAGCATTGTCTGGGATCATTATTAACTGGAGATGGTGACATGATTGATTTTGCTCCGCTCAGAGTCAGCGCAGATAGAGATGATTCATCACTCAAAATGTAACTTACATGTTGGTTTCATGTCAGCATTGTATTTCAGTGATGGCAGATTAAACAATCCATACTTTGCATTGACCTGAGAACATTTCACATAAATAAAGTGAGTTTTTGGATGTGCTTTTTCATCTGAGATGGGTTTGACTTTTCTTGTTTGTCATGCATACCATAAATGGAGATCCTGTCAGGTAACTCATGCAGGTATCCTGGTAAcaacacaaaaagacagagtATATGTGATATGTTTTCAAATTGTTAATGACTGAAGCCTCAAGCCCTTTCCATTATTTTCATCCAATCCCTTCAAATCCCCTTCTTTTCAGGAATATTTCTGctcacctctgctgctttttattcatttaagtGCAGCTGGTCGGACATAATGGGTAACATCTTAATGATGTGGAGTGATCTGAAGTCTTTTAATTGTTCATCTGTTACTGTATGTCCTCTTCTTTGTCAGTGTCCTCATCTGTGTGAATACAGCTTCAGCTGTGACAGCAGTGTGGGAGCAGAGAGTGAGATCTATCAGACTTGTGTCTTCTCTGGTCAGTGAGATCTCAGACTTCTTAGTGACTGTAGATATCTTATATTTGCTCAGGTCTGTTTACTGATATTAATCAAAGCTCAGAAAAGGCCTGGCTCTGCATCCACCCCATACGCAGACCAAACACTGGCAGTGAAGTGTcataaaaagcaagaaaaaaatgcaaaaagggCATGAATATTGTGTTCAAAAGACTTTTCCCCTTATAGACTCCACGCACTGCCCCTAAGTTCATATTGAATGCTTTGCTTGGTGCTGTGCAGCACCCTCACTGTTTCCATACAGAAAGTCAAGTTGGCATGCCAACACTTCTTTTAATAATTAGCATGATTGCCTGCATGGTTGATTTTGTGATATGTTCAGCATTTATCATGACAATGCTGGGAAATGCTTCTTCATTCACCTGGTCCCTCATGACTGATACATATTGGAGAAACTACGAATGCACTACAGGAAGCAAGTGCTGTCCACTGGCCATTACAGTGACTGAGGCAGTCACTTAAGTCTACAGAAGGATTTAGACCCCTCTTATTGGTGGACGGCCTGTATTTAGACCTCTCAGTACTCAAGGTGTTACACGTAGTAAAGTGTTAAAGTAAGGTTTTCTGGCAGCAGGCCATCTCATCTAAGAGGAGTAATATGTTGGAGAGCAGATAGGAGGGTAGACCAGagtgcttttctctgtcttctttagGAGCTCCTCAGCACCTGGTGTATGTGTTGCATGTGGGGCTcaaactaatgattattttcaggaTTGATTAATCTACTGATTATTTCCACAGTTAATCATTTAGTCcataaaatgccaaaaaaaaaaaaaaagtgaaaaatgctcaGCAAAATTTCCCAGAGCTCAAACTGATGTCTTCAGATTGCTTCTTTGGTCCAACTAACAGTCCATCATCCAGAGACTCTTCATTTACTACCATAAATGAAGAAGGAAAGCAGCATTTTTGCTTAGAAAATGACcgaaacaattaattgattgtCAAATAGCTGGTGGTTAATTTCAGATCCAACCCTGTCTTGTGGATGCTGAGGTgagaaaatgcagaaatacacaTAGAAGGTTTACATTTGGATTTTATTTCACCAATATAAAAGGCtagaaattaaatgaattaatgagCAATGAACAACgttatttacatttttgaagCACACCTGTACAGAAGTGAAGTATGGAATGAATGAAGGACGAGCACTGAACGGGGAATAGTGggttatttcagtgtgttttgtacaaagtgtgctgctgcatgtcatcattAAAGTATTTCCCCAAGGTTTTCTAGCAGCTTTTATTGCACATGATTCACCTGCATGACTATCTCTGCTTAAATGATGCTTTTGATTGCAATTTTGCCAGTAATTAACATTGCTGAACATTAAGCCTACACCCAGTCACACAGGGGCAGGTAGGCAGGGATGAATCAGGACattttaagtgcattttttaAAGGTAGTTTACgtgttgctgcagctgaataAACATGTAAACCCACTTACAATGCCAGCATTGAAATGTGAGCAACTTCTTATTTGAAGAGTAGGTGCAGGTTCGAGCTGACGTGGACTGAAGAGCACTGCTTATGCTGAGAGGCAGACTGGGACTTGTTGTTCTTTGATCAGCGTCACAACAAAATCACTAGTCTTCCACTCAGCACTACCAACACTTTGCCAATGCCTCCTCTCATTTCTGCTAGGAGCTCCACACCCACTGCTTCAATctgtaataaaagaaaaaaagagacaaccTTGTAAGACCACAGGACCATGAAATACTTGAGTCTGAGTGCTGGTGGGAATCATATTTTTGCATCGTCAACTATGTAGACTTTGGAGCTGCAGAGCATTTCGGGATGTGCACAGGTGTTGCAGAGCATCCAACCACTAGGCTAATGGTGTGTTGACAGTTTGTGAACTTCAGATGTCAGAGATGGAAACACTACATGCAATTCCCATCTCTGTGTTTCCCTCAACCCATTTCTCTCTGAAGCCTGTTGACATTCCATCCTCCCTTTGTTGTTGTAATGCCAACCTTTCAGCTCCTCTcaaaagagggagacaggaggaggaggaggaggaggaggaggaggtggaggaggaggaggggaggaacagagaggatcacagcacagcacttaGGCTAAACGTTGTTCACCATatgcagtgaaacagaaaagaagacGAAGCTGTGCCCAGTTTGCAATTACACCCTATCTGGGTtgacaaaatggaaatgtgagCGCAGAGCATCAACTCAGtgatctgtgttttctttccaatAAGTCACATTTGGACCGAAAGACaggggggagagaaaagagacagacagattgtCCTGCATCTCCAGTATGTATCTGAGCTGGTAGCTATGCAACAAGACTGGGAGTCAGTGGAAGAGGGGGGATGGGAAGATGGGGACAGTTTCGTTGAGAGGAAGGaatggaggaaagaaagaaggaaggaaggaagcagggAAAAGGGGGGTCCTTGAGTGCAAactggagagaaaaggagcGCTGTGTGGAGACAACAACTCTATATAGACCAGCAGGAGAGCCAAGAGGAGATAATCAGCAATGTGCACTAAAGTCATTTTAATATAGTGTTGATTAAATACAAATGACTTCATCTGCTGATCCTCCTGCAGGCTGATATTCAAGCACCTGCCGCTCAAACATCCTCCAGTCAGTTTCCAAACAGCAGGGACGCTGAATGCTGAGCATTAGGTTGTGTTAATATTCACTACACATGTCAACATGatctaacaaacaaacaaacaaacaaacagaaaaaactatAAAAGCGCCAAATAAAGCTGTTATTCCGTCCAGATCGCAGCTTAAGAGGAAAGAGTAGCCCCTCGACAGTGGGAGCTGTCCAGTGTCTCGGTGCTGAATGACGCCCTACTTTTCCTCCACGTCCATCTCCTTCCTCAGCATCTCGCCTCGATTCCGGccgggggaaaaaaaaacaaaaaacatgccACCTGTTGCTGCACCGAAGTTTTCTCTCAGGAGGTTATAAAGCCAAAATCAGCCATCTGATATCTGACATATAATAATCTACAGCGACCCTGCTCCCGATCTAAAGTCAGGTCAATCAATTCTCCctattttttccccttcttcctcTAATCACGGCAACACGACGACATGATAAACATTTTCCCCCCAGGCgaggcaggaggagcaggagaggcgTTTGTCATTTAATTCATCGTAAGACGCAGTCGGGATTTGAACAGCTATTTTCCTTTTATATGGCTCGAaggattttctttctttcttttctttttcttttttttttcttcttcatcctaTTTGTTTTACAACCCTGAAGTacgaaaataaaaataaaaaggggaaAGGGGAAAGGCAGCTTTCTGTGGAGCGTGCAACATTGCAAACATATGAATACATCGCAAATAAAGAGCCTAACGCTGCGTTCAGGAGCTGCAAGTGCTGGACTTACCGTGTGTCGACGGGAACAACAGGTGACGCCGACATAATATCGCGCAGCGTGTGGTGGATGAGGAGCCGAGGCTGCGTCTCTTTCACTGCTGGGTTTTTCTCTCGAAATCAGCCACGATCGGAGCCTGTGCGCCATCCCATCCGAGCTCCACATAACGCTTATCATGATGTTACTGGGTAGGCTGGAGGAAAGATGGATCAGCGTGTTTATATACGTCTGCTGCTCCGGAGGAGACAAGGGGGAGGCGGGACGATGTGGAGTGACGACTGCGCGCAGGAGGCCAATTgacgtgattttttttttccagacctTGTTAAGGGTGCGGcccaaaccagcagccaaatTACGTTATATGAAGGTTAAGGATGCGTAAGGATAAAGCATATGGAGGCCGATGATGTCTACCGATGGAAAACACCACTAGTTAAGGAGAACTTGGTTGCTGAAGGTCGTTTTTCTAACCTCGTGTCCGCGCGTAATTTTAATCTGATCGAGGAACCAcctcacacaacaacaacattgcaatcatgtgtgtgagagagggcgCAGAAGACTTCACCTGAGCACCGCTGCCTGACTGTGGCGACGAGCTCAGATGTAATGGAATTAAACCTGAACTGTGAGATCAAGATTACGCATCCAATTAATTGGTAATGGAAACAACTAGTAGGGAATGTTATATACCTAAGGGCTGTGGAAATTGCAAAATGGTAAAATTAATTGCTTTGGAATAGCCCACAACTGGGCTGAATACAATTTCActtatcctctctctctttcacttatccacacacacacacacacacacacacacacacacacacacacacacacacacacacacacacacacacacacacacacacacacacaagttgtgttttatcacttgtggggacattacatagacttacattcatttcctggagccttaccctaaccctaaccactatttgtctcttcctaaccctgtacctaacctaaccttacctaacccgtaactctatcctcagtctgcaccctgaaatgatatttgtccccacaacgtgataaatacctgcacacacacacacacacacacacacacacacacacacacacacgcacgcacgcacgcacgcacgcacgcacacacacacacacacacacacacacacacacacacacatcatttttggggacattacataggcTTTCATTCATTCCTTGCAGACTTGCCTTAGACATAACACTACTGAGCCCTAACCTTAAGCCAAACATAAATTTTCTTTAAGATTAGGTTTAAAAtttagaaacaaaacaacataaaaacatcacatgCAGTAATCACGCTGGATATAAACAAGTTGGAAAAATGACCATAGTATAGAGTATAAAGAGTAAAAGAAACAAGCACCCCCATGGAGATGTTGTCAACAATACAACCCTATCATTGTATACTTACCATGACAGTGTCTTGTGGATATAAGTCTTTTAAAAGAAGGGATGAGCTAAAAAAGGATGTTTTTCATGGGGAGGGGAGTCCTGAGGAGTCCTGCTGGTTTTCCGTAGCTGAATGGTGTAAATTTCAGCAGGGGATGGCTGTTAGATGATGCTGATGTTCCCAAATCTAAGTGGGCTGGGAGATAATAATCATAAGTCATTTCAGCATTAGTGCTTCTTCAAACGACATAATAGTCAAATTATACTGCTACTCATTGTTTTTGACCTCCTGACAGTTTAGCAGCAGTTGTAGGCCGGCATAGCACAAGAGATTGATTTAAATGTGAGATTATTGTCCATCGAAAAGCTGAGAGTTTGATATTTGTGGATTCATattgtcagatttttttgttcCAGTAAAAGATGTAATACTGGGCAGCATTATCACAATGAGCAGAGCTGCCTGTGCTCCTTTTCCTTTCCTCGTGACTCTGCGTGCTCTTCACTCATCCTGTCTGAACCAAAGAGAAACAACAACCCCTcagatgtgtgtttctttaCAAAGCAAACCCTAAGAAAGGAAATTTGAGCATTTGACTGTTGGTCTATGTTGGATTGGATTATACCTCCTTGTAAATTAAATCCAAATTTATAATTAGAATAACTGTCAGTAAGCCTGTATATTAAAAAGCTTCGTCAGCAACTGGACACTTAGGTGGCATCTGCCTTATGAAAGCAGTCTGTGAGGAAGCATTCCCACAGAAACACCTTACTGTTCATAATTCATTCAAGTCTTATGTTAGattccagctgttttcactttgtttctaAAATTCAAAAATGATGCTCAAATTGTCTTCACAAGTCAACAAATCCCTCTGTGATGTGTTCAGATTGTGTTGCCCGTATTTGGTTTGTAGTgacatgcagagaaaagaagGTGCAGAGCCGCACTgagcatttttatttgttcaggACCAAAACTGGAATCCGCTTTTATCGCTTATATCAGTTAATTTGAGCAGTCATCACAGCAGGGCTCAAATTAGGGACAGCGTTTTAGAGCAGACACTAGACACTAAAAGACACTAAATAACAAGGACAGCATGGCAAGGACATGTCCTGCTGCTTTCAAGGCACATGGGTGACATTTTAGCAAAATCTTCAAAAGCCTCAAAACAACCATCCAGGACTGAATCTTTATGTTGCtcatttatccttttttttttttttaattcagtacATTATTTAAATCATAACATCTCGTGTCTCAGCAGCTCGTCCCAGTTTACAggctgtggaaaaacacacccACCCCCCCTCCATTGAATGCAAAGCTGCTGCTGGGGTGGGTGACTAGTGTCTTTTTGTATATCAGGCACGAGTGACcctctctgtgttctgttcCCTAtgacaaaatgaccaaaaagaAGCCTGGCTGGCTGCAGCTATTAGTTGTCACAAAAGCCTTGTTCCTTTGATATCCCTGCCGGCCGGTTATCAATGCAACTCGAGAGTCAGGCTTAGGGAGGAACCTGGGGGAAGATCCTGCTCGCTGTGTTGTGAGGCTTTAGTTGTATAATGAACATCAGACTCTGCGCCTCTTGATAGAAACATCAGGAGGTAGGATTACGCATATTAGCAGTCCCCCTCCACTCTCCCCTCAGCTTTCAGGGCTTAATGTTAACATCTGCCCACCGAGAGACACAGATGAGCTGGAAGACTGTGTTGAATGTCTTCCATTCACATGATTTATCTGATCACTATAATGGACTATATGCATGGTATTTAGATGACATTATAATGGAGTGTGAATGGGGAGAAAGACTCGGGCTCTCTGGCGCTGATGGAAGCTGAGTCACATAGGCCTACAGTACCTGatcttcatcacacacaaaaaagtcacTAAATTAGTAGCAGTGTTTCTTATTACTTTCAGCGCAGTACTAGTCAAATTCCAACAATATGTGTTCAATATTAGCCATTTTCTGATTTCTATCTGTAAATTATAGTAAAACCACAGGAGCAGAATCATTTAAGATCCCCttttccttcatgtgttcatcccCTTTAGCCGCTGTTTATGCTGATAAAAATCCTTTTGCTGTTTAAATGTGTGAGAGCGAGTTTGTATAGGCCGCAGGGCACAAGCAGAGGTGTGGGAGCTTTGGGAGGTGGTaaacattcattatttttcatgctCTGGGTCAAAAGTATGCATGTGTGGGCTGGACTGGTAATATGATGAAAATTTGCAGCCCTCCAGGGAGCAAGGTGTGGCCACGGGGTGTTTTCTGGCCGTTCAAAGATCTCGTTCTGTCAAATGTGATTCGTGAACGGAGGATAAACTGAAACCAGATACAGTGTTAGCTGAATGTTTAACCTTCCTCAGAGTCTGTTACAACGACAAGTCAGCATAATTGGCAGGATATTGTTCTGGTGAGTGTTAGATCTGACTCTCACCTTCAAGGTAACATGGTTAAGGTTGATTGTATGGGTGTGGTAGCAGCAGTGTGGCATTGAATTTTGAGACGCTCATAGGAGTGCGCCCTCTGGTGTTCACTGTGAGTTAGGACAGCATGGGAAGCCACAAGTACTGAAAAGCATTGGGACAgatgacaaaggaaaaaaaatgacaaataaaagaaGGTATAGACAACCTAATGAATACAGATTACTATGTTCAATATGTATCAACCCAACTAAACACCAGTTCAAACACTTTTCCAAATGTGTAATTAAGaagcactgaagctgctctAGGGTCTCACAGTGGCCCGACAGGACgcttaatgttgtttttatcacCTTAATATTGAGAGAGAACACAAGAAGCTGATATACATGACTGACTTCCACACCGCTGCTTTAAACGCCGTGTTTTACCAGAGagaataattaataaatatgaAGCTCTTCCCGCGTTCTTTACCAGATCCAGCAAGCCTACCAAAGATGCTAATCTTTAATCTTTCTTTTAATCTTTCAATTCTTTCTGAAAATAGCCAAATCATTTCCTTAAAAAGCAGGGTTCTGCCATTTTTAGCAAACGTTTTGTGCTCCTGTATTGATTGTATAGTAGCAGAAGTTGAGCAGAACTGAAATAGCGTCTGTGTTCCTGGTATTGAAGGAACGTCACCCAGTGGAGCAATGCGGCTCATTCATGTCATTTTAATGGATTTGGAGCGTTATAGCGCcgaggaataagatatatcagaCTTTAGCTCATTGTCATTAATATTACAGTCACTTATAGAATAACTGTGCGGGCTCGAGAGCGATATCACAATACTATCTCTTTCACTTCACAGCGGCGGACTGATTTTATGACACGTGCTCTCAAGTTATTGATcaataaaacagcaacaacaaatggTACAAGATATGATCGTTTAATTGTTGATTATCTCTCAGTACAGAAATATTTTTCGTTGTAACATTCTTGCTGTGATTCAAGTTGGCAGCTTTGTCTTGATTTTTAAGTGGCATTAAAAGAAATTTTCCTAGAGTTTAGCAGTGAAACTGCCCACCAGCTTCCCTCAGATAACATGAGCAAACAGACATGCCATTGCTGTACAAGAACTTTTGTGCACAACACAAATAAATAGCATTCATTTCAATGTGTTGTGCCTCTTAATTCGAACATTCAAACAGCggaaaaaatggcagaaaatgtttAGAAGAtatgaaatcagatttttttaatgaaaaaaaaaaattacaataacTTGTCTGCTCGAAACAGAAACAGTCTGAAGTAGCAAAAGACAAATGCCTCAAGCTTGAATATCTTAGCAGACACGGCGCAAAGCAGAAGCTGTGCACAGAACAGCGTTTCACTCTCATTTAATCCcaaatgttttttcctctgtgcttcAGTTGCTGTTACAAACTACACTGATAAaccaaagtgttttcattttagctCTCCTTGCCTGCCTTTCCATTTAAGTAGAGAAACAAGCTTCAACACAAGTCGCATTAAATCTTCTAATTTCCATGTGAATTACTTTTGTAAGCAGCTATTCTAACCTACAGTGTCTGGGTGTTTATTAAAATGTGCCGTATGCCACCACAAGATTTGTCTTGACAGATTATAAAACAATGTACCAATACTGTTTAATATATCATTAGACTAAAATGAATTTAGtggcagatttaaaaaaaaaaggaaatcatcTGTCCAATCCTTGATAACCATTAACAGCTCTTGAAATGGCAATGAATTATGTTATGTGTTATCAGTGTACATGAAACATTATTTTCTCTCcgtaaaatacaaaaaagatgcgctcctcttttctttgcaACACCGAACAAAGCCAAACATACTCCACAGATACGACCAACGCCTGCAGTTACACACATGAAAGGAAATCTACCAGCCAAACACACGAGCAAGCATATatgttaaaaatatgttttaaaaaaatgaaataaaataaatagacaaTCACAATGACAAACTCAATATTTGGCAGGTAAGCACAAGTCAGTCTGTAAACAAAATTCTCGTTGTCATCAGAGATCACTGGTCTGTAGGAGGAGGCAGCGGCTCCGTCATTCAGGAGGAAGTGGAATACTGTACGcacatatgcatgtgtgtatgcgtctCCTCTGCCCACGACACCCCTCCAGCCCCCTCACACCTCCAGCTACAACTTGGCTAAATAACTAAGGGCAGTTGAGGGGGCCCTCTACAGACTACTGAGGTGAATACTCAAAGAAGGGGCCTGGTTACAGCGtgacacatgcaaagacaaattCCCTTCCCGGCTATGTTCCCTCGTAGTACAGAACTGTGCTTACTACCGGATCCTGGTGAAGAGGTTCAGCACGGACACGGATTCCTGaaaaacgggggggggggggggtggataGATAAGTGACAGATAAGTGAAGGCGACAAGTGGAAGACACTGAGCAAAGCACAGGATCTGAGATGTAAAGTGAGAAATGAAGAGATGTAAAACCTTAGTGGATCTCATCTTGCTAAAGACGTTCCAGAAGCGAAGTGTTTCATCTCCAGCTCCTGTCACAATGGCCTCTCCATCAGGGGACATGGCCTGCACGTAAAATCACTGTTATACACTGCGTATGTAGAATATGATAACAGTATGTAATCAGACGTATGCAggcgtttttttttgttttagttccCTTCCAGTGTGGGTGGCTCTGCTGTCACTTGCACTCgcagagagcaggaggtgaTCATGGCTGCTGAATAATTTgctctgctgagcagcactttgGCAAAAACATGTGAAATTGTAATGGGTTCAGAgctcattacattttattaatcTGGGCATATAAATAGGAATGAGGAATCAAAATACTTCTAATACTAAAAGCACAcatattattatttgtttgtttttccagcaaTGTTTTAGCACCTTGTTTCTACTTCAGTTTGAGTTTGCTGGTGTAACCTTGGGATTACTGGGTCAACTGCCTGCACACAGtcacaacataaaaacacacagtctaTACTGACCAGGTAGAGTACTCTGTAGGAATGTCCGGTTAGTTTGGCCACTTGAGTGAGAGACGGATACTTCCAAACCAGAATCTGGTTCTGAGAATAACCATGTGTGCTGACCTGCAGAACACAAATACAATATTCAATACACATTTATCTCAGACTTGAGACATGTGCCTGAATACTATCAAACAAAATCAATGGCAATTCCATCTCTCTGCTTCGCGTACAGAGGgatgtgtttagcctagcttagcttatTGGAAGCAGGGTTAAACAGTGATCAGAACTGAAACAATACACCTTCCAACAACAGTGAAATTGAGTAATTTACATGGGCAACACATCCAGGTGTCATTATGGTAGTGTCAGTGAGCAAACAGTAACCTAACTATGAAATGATTTTGTCTAAGATCTGcatttaaaagcagaaacatgTCATCTAGCGGTCCCGATCAAAACCTTCAGGCGACTCACCAGTTCGTTTGTGTGCTTGGACCAGGCCAGGTTGCAGACCTGAGAGCCGGTGTCGGTGCACTGTAAGGGTTGGCCGGTCAGCGTGTTCCAGAAGCGGATGCAGCGGTCGGCGGTGCCGcctccagaggccagcaggcCGTGCTGATGGGGGGACCAGGCGATGGCCTTCACGGCAGCCAAGTGCTCTGTGTACTGCTGCACCGGGAGGACGCTCGAGTGGTTCCACACAAGTAGCTACAGGCAGCAGGATGAAATGAAGGGAGAGGAGGTAGAGAAAGAATTTGTGATGTTTTACGAAACCTGTGTGTAAACTAATGCGTGGCTCTCAGACAAACACGTGAGGCTCTGTCTTTATACCTTGTTGTCGTTTCCACCCGAGGCTAGCAGCTGATGGTCCGTGCTCCACTTGAGCccacagacttcctgtctgtgtccttGGAGACGGCGCTCTGACTGGAGAGGCGGGGCTCTGATGTCGCGCTGCAGGATCACCCTATCACGACTCCCAGACGACAGCTGGTCAGCGTTCCATGCCAACGCACCTGGCAGCAGAAGATGAAAGGCAGATTGAAGGGAGGGTGATTCACCGACCAAGAATGAGAAATGTTGCTAAACAACTGTGTGAAGATGAATGAAGTGTGTAATATTTGACTCCTGTAACCGTCTCCGCCTCCATCTCCCCAGCCTCTCAACTCACCCACTCTGGCTGTGTGTCCTTCTAATACTGAGAGCTTcttccctgctgctgcatcccAGATCTGTACATAGCCTTTATGAGTCCCCACCGCTACCAGGTTACCCtaagaacagacagacaaaaaaaaaaaagaaaagacatttttacaaGTTGAAACAGAGCCTGTGCACCAAAGCTCGTTTGCATCTTCACTAATGTCAAGTAACAGCCCTTTTCCACGATGGATCTCAGGTCAAACTGAGTAactgtcaattaatctgaatgAAAAGAGTAAATATGTGAATAGAGTTTTGGTAAGCAGGTTCTACTTAGGTGAtgctggatgttttttttcatgtaacTTGACAGCAATTGAAAAGATGATAGTAGGTGAGAGAGAAACCCACCCTCTCTGACCAGCCCACTGACGTTACAGAATCTCCTTCTACAGAGAGGTCACATAGACGTGTCACCTACaaacatgaagaggaaaaataatatgggttaacagaaacaacatttgagagagaaacacatacacaggctTAGACTATTTTTAACTACAGTGAGGACCTCTGCTGGACACCTCATTGCACTCAATtaacagttcacacacacacctggctggTGCAGGCACTCCACAGGTATACGCAGGTACCAAGTCCAACACTGAGCACATTCAGAGAGGACCAGTCCACTAAGTTGAGGTAGAAGTCATCCTGAAGCTCTGGAGCATCCAGAACTTTGAAAGGAATTTTGGATATTTTACGTGTAGGTTTCCGTGGTGACCGCAACAGTTTCTGGCTGCAATGCACAACACGATTTCATGAGCAAAACAATGCTAATTCTTCCAAAACGAGTTGAAAACG carries:
- the LOC139339333 gene encoding fizzy-related protein homolog, whose translation is MDQDYECRLLRQINIQNENASPIKAVGAVRALTPTSSPLSSPSKHGDRFIPSRAGANWSVNFHRINEIEKSHNQNRKTKDGTTDSNKADGLAYSALLKNELLGAGIEKVQDPQSEDRRLQPSTPAKRSLFSYSVSAKRALPEEDGNTVSPYSLSPVSSNSQKLLRSPRKPTRKISKIPFKVLDAPELQDDFYLNLVDWSSLNVLSVGLGTCVYLWSACTSQVTRLCDLSVEGDSVTSVGWSERGNLVAVGTHKGYVQIWDAAAGKKLSVLEGHTARVGALAWNADQLSSGSRDRVILQRDIRAPPLQSERRLQGHRQEVCGLKWSTDHQLLASGGNDNKLLVWNHSSVLPVQQYTEHLAAVKAIAWSPHQHGLLASGGGTADRCIRFWNTLTGQPLQCTDTGSQVCNLAWSKHTNELVSTHGYSQNQILVWKYPSLTQVAKLTGHSYRVLYLAMSPDGEAIVTGAGDETLRFWNVFSKMRSTKESVSVLNLFTRIR